In Brassica napus cultivar Da-Ae unplaced genomic scaffold, Da-Ae ScsIHWf_528;HRSCAF=793, whole genome shotgun sequence, the following are encoded in one genomic region:
- the LOC106428379 gene encoding uncharacterized protein LOC106428379 yields the protein MEKKQGFFSALRGLSPSRSRARSRSVSPARSSSPMKALSWGKKNSTGGGYCLSQPELSIGRSGSLRPVMEGPDPDEEGGVGGGGGGNVGDSKRLGSGLGHWVKGQLSRAPSVAATAVCRRNDLRLLLGVMGAPLAPIHVSSSDPLPHLSIKNTPIETSSAQYILQQYTASSGGQKLQSSVKNAYAMGKLKMITSELETASRTVRNRNPSKAESGGFVLWQMDPDMWYVELSVGGNKVRAGCNGKLVWRHTPWLGSHSAKGPVRPLRRGLQGLDPRTTAAMFAEAKCIGEKNVNGEDCFILKLCTDPETLKARSEGPAEIIRHVLSGYFSQKTGLLVHIEDSHLTRIQSNGGDTVFWETTYNSSLDDYRQVEGIMIAHSGHSVVTLFRFGEEAMSHTRTKMEESWTIEEVAFNVPGLSLDCFIPPADLKTGSGTEYPQEERGKSNNAVVLSAAHRAKVAALENGSFEANR from the exons ATGGAGAAAAAGCAAGGATTTTTCTCTGCTCTCAGAGGTCTCTCTCCGTCGCGTTCAAGGGCAAGGTCTCGCTCAGTTAGTCCCGCTCGGTCTAGCTCCCCGATGAAAGCTCTCTCCTGGGGGAAGAAGAACTCCACCGGCGGCGGGTACTGTCTGTCTCAGCCGGAGCTTTCAATCGGGAGATCCGGAAGCTTGAGGCCTGTGATGGAAGGTCCCGATCCAGACGAAGAAGGAGgagtaggaggaggaggaggagggaacGTAGGAGACTCGAAACGGCTCGGGTCGGGTCTAGGCCACTGGGTCAAGGGACAGCTGTCACGCGCTCCTTCCGTCGCCGCGACAGCCGTTTGTCGGAGAAATGATCTGAGGCTTCTTTTAGGAGTGATGGGAGCTCCTCTCGCTCCCATTCACGTCTCTTCCTCCGACCCTTTGCCTCATCTCAGCATCAAAAACACTCCAATC GAGACATCGTCTGCTCAGTACATTCTCCAACAGTACACTGCTTCTTCTGGCGGACAGAAGCTTCAGAGCTCCGTCAAGAACGCTTATGCTATGGGGAAACTCAAGATGATCACTTCAGAGCTCGAGACTGCTTCGAGAACCGTTAGGAACCGGAACCCTTCTAAGGCTGAGAGTGGAGGGTTCGTTCTCTGGCAGATGGATCCGGACATGTGGTACGTTGAGCTCTCTGTTGGTGGTAATAAAGTTCGTGCTGGATGTAACGGGAAGCTTGTCTGGAGACACACTCCTTGGCTTGGTTCTCACTCTGCTAAAGGACCCGTTAGGCCTCTCCGCCGAGGGCTTCAG GGGCTTGATCCGAGGACTACTGCTGCCATGTTTGCGGAGGCGAAGTGTATAGGAGAAAAGAATGTGAACGGTGAAGATTGCTTCATTCTCAAGCTATGCACTGACCCTGAAACGCTCAAGGCGAGGAGTGAAGGACCAGCTGAGATTATCAGACACGTCCTTTCCGGCTACTTTAGTCAGAAAACTGGACTCTTGGTTCACATTGAGGACTCGCATCTGACCAGGATCCAATCCAACGGTGGAGATACTGTTTTCTGGGAGACAACTTACAACTCGTCTCTTGACGATTACCGCCAGGTGGAAGGGATCATGATCGCTCACTCAGGACACTCGGTTGTGACGCTTTTTAGGTTTGGGGAAGAGGCGATGAGCCACACGAGGACTAAGATGGAAGAGAGCTGGACCATTGAGGAAGTTGCGTTTAATGTTCCTGGTTTGTCTCTGGATTGCTTTATACCGCCGGCTGATTTAAAGACCGGTTCTGGAACCGAGTACCCACAGGAGGAGAGAGGGAAGAGCAATAATGCTGTCGTGTTGTCTGCTGCTCACAGGGCTAAAGTTGCAGCCTTGGAGAACGGGAGCTTTGAAGCTAACCGCTAG
- the LOC125604372 gene encoding agamous-like MADS-box protein AGL62, producing MVKINSELKFNKIKINLFKTTTNPNGCYYTFIFKYKTVFRLLTPNHFQSFPRSAKMVKKSKSRQKIEMVKMKNENNLQVTFSKRRNGLFKKASELCTLCGVEIVVIVFSPGKKVFSFGHPNVDCVIDRFTNINPPHPRQYTNTQLSDARRNAIVQDLNSHLTQVTEEFEIEKKRAEDLKKKRKNSYISDNWWKEPIKELNLSQLTEFKCGLEKLRKTVTTEASKNFQTIVPRHNFDGGSSNNATFGICDDYAGNIDTNLDLYNHQRMVATNTFACNHHNMMVPYHITTPFGNIGNGNIIEGFAAEYNQNPNHLCFKQEHISGCDHHSVHPPRFGHGYY from the exons ATGGTAAAAATAAATTCGgaactaaaatttaataaaataaaaataaatttattcaaaaccACTACAAATCCAAACGGTTGCTATTATACATTCATCTTTAAATACAAGACAGTCTTTCGCCTGTTAACACCAAATCATTTTCAGTCTTTTCCCAGATCTGCAAAAATGgtgaaaaaaagtaaaagtcGTCAAAAAATAGAGATGgtcaaaatgaaaaatgaaaataatctaCAGGTTACTTTCTCAAAAAGAAGAAATGGTCTTTTCAAAAAAGCCAGTGAGCTTTGCACGCTTTGTGGTGTTGAAATTGTTGTTATTGTATTTTCGCCTGGCAaaaaagttttttcttttggtcatCCAAATGTTGATTGTGTAATTGATCGCTTCACAAACATTAATCCACCACATCCTCGTCAATACACCAATACACAACTTAGCGACGCCCGTCGAAATGCAATTGTTCAAGATCTCAACAGTCATCTCACTCAA GTAACAGAAGAATTCGAAATTGAGAAAAAGAGGGCTGAAGActtaaagaaaaagagaaaaaatagttatatatcTGATAATTGGTGGAAAGAACCTATAAAAGAGTTGAACTTAAGCCAGCTCACTGAATTCAAATGTGGCTTGGAAAAGTTGAGAAAAACAGTGACTACTGAAGCCTCCAAGAATTTTCAAACAATTGTTCCGCGTCATAACTTCGATGGTGGAAGTTCAAATAATGCTACTTTCGGGATTTGTGATGATTATGCAGGTAATATCGACACCAATTTAGATCTGTACAATCATCAAAGAATGGTGGCAACAAACACATTCGCTTGTAATCATCACAACATGATGGTTCCTTATCATATTACAACACCATTTGGGAATATTGGTAATGGTAATATTATTGAAGGGTTTGCTGCAGAATACAATCAAAACCCGAACCATTTATGTTTTAAGCAAGAACACATTTCTGGGTGTGACCACCATTCAGTTCATCCTCCTCGTTTCGGACATGGTTACTATtaa
- the LOC106428328 gene encoding probable polyamine transporter At3g19553, whose amino-acid sequence MGEETTANDENVAKTKPSPKLTLLPLVFLIFYEVSGGPFGVEDSVKSGGGPLLALLGFLIFPLIWSIPEALITAELATSFPENGGYVVWISSAFGPFWGFQEGFWKWFSGVMDNALYPVLFLDYLKHSFPILNHVAARVPALLIITFSLTYLNYRGLHIVGFSAVLLAVFSLCPFLVMALLAVPRMRPQRWLFVDFKKVNWRGYLNTMFWNLNYWDKASTLAGEVESPGETFPKALFGAVLLVMGSYLIPLMAGTGALSESSSGEWSDGYFAEVGMLIGGVWLKGWIQAAAAMSNLGLFEAEMSSDAFQLLGMSEIGMLPAFFAQRSKYGTPTISILCSATGVIFLSWLSFQEIIEFLNFLYALGMLLEFAAFVKLRIKKPDLNRPYRVPLNTFGTLLLCLPPSLLVILVMVLAAPKTFLISGFIIVVGFCLYPFLEFVKEKRWARFIPEDPRRQVLGVQTESQLDEEHGDESSASLLP is encoded by the exons ATGGGTGAAGAGACAACCGCAAACGATGAAAATGTAGCCAAGACAAAACCAAGTCCAAAGCTGACACTATTGCCTCTAGTGTTTCTGATATTCTATGAAGTTTCTGGTGGTCCTTTTGGTGTGGAGGACTCTGTTAAATCAGGTGGTGGTCCTCTCTTAGCCCTCCTAGGCTTCTTGATCTTCCCTCTCATCTGGAGCATACCCGAAGCTCTGATCACAGCCGAGCTCGCCACAAGCTTCCCTGAGAACGGTGGCTACGTGGTTTGGATCTCTTCAGCGTTTGGTCCCTTCTGGGGATTCCAAGAAGGGTTTTGGAAATGGTTCAGTGGCGTTATGGACAATGCTCTCTACCCTGTTCTGTTTCTTGATTATCTGAAACATTCCTTCCCTATTTTGAACCATGTAGCTGCTCGAGTACCTGCTCTGTTAATCATTACCTTCTCGCTGACGTATCTGAACTACAGAGGATTGCATATCGTCGGCTTTTCAGCTGTTCTGTTAGCGGTTTTCTCGCTCTGCCCTTTTCTTGTAATGGCTTTGCTTGCGGTTCCTAGGATGAGACCTCAGCGTTGGCTGTTTGTGGATTTCAAGAAAGTTAACTGGAGAGGGTACTTAAACACAATGTTTTGGAATCTGAACTATTGGGACAAGGCTAGTACTCTTGCAGGGGAAGTTGAGAGCCCTGGGGAGACGTTTCCTAAGGCTTTGTTTGGAGCGGTTTTGTTGGTCATGGGGTCGTATTTGATTCCTCTTATGGCTGGGACTGGAGCTTTGAGCGAGTCTTCTTCGGGTGAGTGGAGTGATGGGTATTTTGCTGAGGTTGGGATGCTTATTGGAGGTGTTTGGCTCAAGGGATGGATACAAGCTGCTGCTGCAATGTCGAATCTAGGATTGTTTGAAGCTGAGATGAGTAGTGATGCGTTCCAGCTTCTTGGTATGAGCGAGATTGGGATGCTCCCTGCTTTTTTTGCCCAGAG GTCAAAGTATGGTACACCAACGATCAGTATTCTGTGCTCAGCTACTGGAGTCATATTCTTGTCGTGGTTGAGCTTTCAAGAGATCATAGAGTTTCTGAACTTCTTGTACGCGTTAGGAATGCTTCTTGAGTTCGCAGCCTTTGTGAAGCTAAGGATCAAGAAACCGGATCTTAACAGACCTTATAGAGTTCCATTAAACACCTTTGGAACTTTATTGCTGTGTTTGCCTCCTTCTTTGCTTGTGATTCTTGTGATGGTTTTGGCCGCTCCAAAGACGTTTTTAATCAGTGGTTTTATCATCGTCGTCGGGTTCTGCTTGTACCCGTTCTTAGAATTCGTGAAGGAGAAACGATGGGCGAGATTCATCCCAGAGGATCCAAGAAGACAGGTTTTAGGAGTTCAAACAGAGTCCCAGTTGGATGAAGAACATGGAGACGAGTCTTCTGCTAGCCTTCTCCCATGA
- the LOC125604373 gene encoding uncharacterized protein LOC125604373 has product MTTRYTAAEKGKALASNPPSLGPPRLRMRAPDFDPTDLIKENSLTLVGRLTNTREQRMSAVLPYLARKWNLDVSSGSDLGNGCFQFRFNREEDLRDTLHNRPYQYGRWMIIIQRWEPVISQTFPSQIPFWISLRGIPLHYWHEKVVRNIGLELGELETYEVTKTLARVRVIVDGLKPLIMEAAMDYDSGEESIISLEYENLGNHCTHCYRLSHLQSQCPERTTTAPLRTEDFVSEQLKDQRSSTPPQPKARETREPVERHNKLFQQRLDRHGRAFGNRISSTTLHPPGPRNKLAPSSFYQNNPRTTQRQKDNNPYNYSSPPYTRRRHNNQEDRHGDGSSGETKRRSPVLQWKAKSPLLEQEVTPPSAPFQPPRQSVGRNLEAVDFPPSHEQPTREEVMEEIREATLQYINCPDPMESAARKQRVLQSEMNGDVEEAATRILQASTSSGMARSETLLIADASIAVAQVDTAADNSARPVRKRGRPPKPSERRTTVRVSPKTYSGMGSKKRNLARLQGSPGVTSRAGTARAGTRRTTQQAVSAASATTPPIVLIPASSGKKTDFPRLTPDLP; this is encoded by the coding sequence ATGACAACAAGATATACGGCAGCAGAAAAGGGTAAAGCCCTTGCTAGTAACCCTCCATCTCTAGGACCACCACGACTCCGCATGCGAGCTCCCGACTTTGATCCTACAGACCTAATCAAGGAGAACTCTCTGACCTTGGTGGGACGATTGACAAATACAAGGGAACAAAGGATGAGTGCTGTTCTACCTTACCTTGCGAGAAAATGGAACTTGGACGTTTCTTCAGGCTCAGACCTAGGCAACGGCTGCTTCCAGTTCCGTTTCAACAGAGAGGAAGACTTAAGAGACACCCTCCACAACAGACCCTATCAATATGGCAGGTGGATGATTATAATCCAAAGATGGGAACCGGTTATCTCGCAAACGTTTCCTTCCCAGATCCCTTTCTGGATCTCGCTTAGAGGCATTCCTCTTCACTACTGGCACGAAAAGGTGGTGCGCAACATAGGGCTCGAACTAGGAGAACTGGAGACGTACGAAGTAACCAAAACCTTAGCTCGGGTTCGAGTGATAGTAGATGGCCTCAAACCACTGATTATGGAGGCAGCTATGGATTACGATTCAGGAGAGGAAAGCATTATCTCATTGGAATATGAAAACTTAGGTAACCATTGTACTCACTGCTACCGTCTCTCCCATCTACAATCCCAATGCCCAGAGAGAACCACTACTGCTCCCCTCCGAACAGAGGACTTTGTCTCAGAGCAACTAAAGGACCAAAGATCCTCCACACCCCCTCAGCCAAAAGCCAGAGAAACAAGAGAACCAGTTGAGCGTCACAACAAGCTGTTCCAACAACGCTTGGACCGACACGGGCGAGCCTTTGGTAATAGAATCTCCTCTACTACTTTGCACCCCCCGGGACCGCGCAACAAGCTAGCACCAAGTTCATTCTACCAGAATAATCCCCGCACTACACAAAGGCAGAAGGATAACAACCCCTATAACTACTCCTCCCCTCCATACACGAGGCGTCGACATAACAACCAGGAGGATAGACATGGAGATGGAAGTAGCGGAGAAACCAAGCGCAGATCCCCTGTTCTCCAGTGGAAAGCTAAATCACCATTACTTGAACAGGAAGTTACCCCCCCAAGTGCCCCTTTTCAGCCTCCAAGACAATCAGTTGGGCGCAACTTGGAAGCTGTAGATTTCCCACCTAGTCATGAGCAACCTACAAGAGAAGAGGTGATGGAAGAGATTAGAGAGGCTACACTGCAATACATAAACTGCCCTGACCCTATGGAAAGTGCAGCAAGAAAGCAACGGGTTCTGCAGAGTGAGATGAATGGAGATGTAGAAGAAGCAGCTACAAGAATCCTTCAAGCTTCAACATCTTCAGGAATGGCTCGATCTGAGACATTACTAATAGCAGATGCCTCAATTGCAGTAGCTCAGGTAGACACAGCAGCTGATAACTCAGCCAGGCCAGTAAGGAAACGTGGGCGCCCTCCTAAGCCTAGTGAAAGGAGAACTACTGTTAGGGTAAGCCCAAAAACCTACTCCGGCATGGGCTCAAAGAAGAGAAACTTAGCTCGACTTCAAGGTTCACCGGGGGTAACCTCACGAGCTGGAACTGCACGTGCTGGAACAAGACGTACTACTCAACAAGCCGTATCAGCCGCATCAGCCACTACACCACCAATAGTGTTGATACCGGCAAGTTCGGGGAAAAAGACGGATTTTCCTCGGCTAACTCCCGATCTTCCTTAG
- the LOC125574801 gene encoding uncharacterized protein LOC125574801 gives MGRTVITKAPELFLRSWKQVQGRAGISSKAAKPHPMVVDYSEDISYHRVEINRGGEEEWIPHPRTGIFFPPGHESVMDGVPDGAASFDMTFWLRNIDGVDKPDPDHHFPN, from the exons ATGGGAAGAACTGTGATCACCAAAGCACCAGAGCTGTTCTTAAG GAGTTGGAAGCAAGTTCAAGGACGAGCAGGGATAAGCAGCAAAGCTGCAAAACCACATCCTATGGTAGTCGACTACTCTGAAGACATTTCCTATCATAGAGTGGAGATCAACCGTGGCGGCGAAGAGGAGTGGATCCCACACCCACGTACCGGAATATTCTTTCCGCCAGGACATGAGTCGGTGATGGACGGTGTCCCTGACGGTGCTGCTTCCTTCGACATGACGTTTTGGCTTAGGAACATTGACGGTGTGGACAAACCTGACCCTGACCATCATTTTCCTAACTGA